From the Streptomyces camelliae genome, one window contains:
- a CDS encoding acyl-CoA carboxylase subunit epsilon, whose amino-acid sequence MDNVETVLRVERGQAGAEELAAVATVLLALRARGQEEPETQPPSPGWNWWKRPHDYAPPGSWR is encoded by the coding sequence ATGGACAACGTGGAAACCGTGCTTCGCGTGGAACGCGGTCAGGCCGGTGCGGAAGAGCTGGCCGCCGTCGCGACGGTGCTGCTCGCCCTGCGGGCGCGCGGCCAGGAGGAGCCCGAGACACAGCCGCCGTCGCCTGGCTGGAACTGGTGGAAGCGGCCGCACGACTACGCGCCGCCCGGCAGCTGGAGGTGA
- a CDS encoding acyl-CoA carboxylase subunit beta encodes MAELHAIRAQAAAGPSEKATAAQHARGKLTARERIELLLDPGSFQEVEQLRRHRASGFGLEAKKPYTDGVITGWGTVEGRTVFVYAHDFRIFGGALGEAHATKIHKIMDMAIAAGAPLVSLNDGAGARIQEGVSALAGYGGIFQRNTKASGVIPQISVMLGPCAGGAAYSPALTDFVFMVRETSQMFITGPDVVKAVTGEEISQNGLGGADVHAETSGVCHFAYDDEETCLAEVRYLISLLPQNNRENPPRVQSSDPVDRRSDVLLDLVPADGNRPYDMSKVIEEIVDDGEYLEVHERWARNIICALARLDGQVVGIIANQPQSLAGVLDIEASEKAARFVQMCDAFNIPIVTLLDVPGFLPGVDQEHGGIIRHGAKLLYAYCNATVPRISLILRKAYGGAYIVMDSRSIGADLTYAWPTNEIAVMGAEGAANVIFRRQIAEAEDPEAMRSRMVKEYKSELMHPYYAAERGLVDDVIDPAETREVLIRSLAMLHSKHADLPSRKHGNPPQ; translated from the coding sequence GTGGCGGAGCTGCACGCGATACGGGCCCAGGCGGCGGCCGGCCCGAGTGAGAAGGCGACGGCGGCGCAGCACGCCAGGGGCAAGCTGACGGCTCGGGAGCGTATCGAGCTGCTCCTGGACCCGGGGTCCTTCCAGGAGGTCGAGCAGCTGCGCCGGCACCGGGCGAGCGGCTTCGGCCTGGAGGCGAAGAAGCCGTACACCGACGGTGTCATCACCGGCTGGGGCACGGTCGAGGGCCGTACGGTCTTCGTCTACGCGCACGACTTCCGGATCTTCGGCGGCGCGCTGGGCGAGGCCCACGCCACCAAGATCCACAAGATCATGGACATGGCCATCGCGGCCGGCGCGCCGCTGGTCTCCCTGAACGACGGCGCGGGCGCCCGTATCCAGGAGGGTGTCAGCGCCCTCGCCGGCTACGGCGGCATCTTCCAGCGCAACACCAAGGCGAGCGGTGTCATCCCGCAGATCAGCGTGATGCTGGGCCCGTGCGCGGGCGGCGCGGCCTACTCGCCGGCCCTGACGGACTTCGTGTTCATGGTCCGTGAGACCTCGCAGATGTTCATCACCGGCCCGGACGTGGTCAAGGCCGTGACCGGCGAGGAGATCAGCCAGAACGGCCTGGGCGGCGCCGACGTCCACGCCGAGACGTCCGGCGTGTGCCACTTCGCGTACGACGACGAGGAGACCTGCCTCGCCGAGGTCCGCTACCTCATCTCGCTGCTCCCGCAGAACAACCGGGAGAACCCCCCGCGGGTGCAGAGCTCGGACCCGGTCGACCGGCGCAGCGACGTGCTGCTGGACCTGGTCCCGGCCGACGGCAACCGGCCGTACGACATGAGCAAGGTCATCGAGGAGATCGTCGACGACGGCGAGTACCTGGAGGTCCACGAGCGCTGGGCGCGGAACATCATCTGCGCGCTGGCCCGTCTCGACGGCCAGGTGGTCGGCATCATCGCCAACCAGCCGCAATCCCTGGCCGGCGTCCTGGACATCGAGGCGTCCGAGAAGGCCGCTCGCTTCGTGCAGATGTGTGACGCCTTCAACATTCCCATCGTCACCCTCCTGGACGTGCCGGGGTTCCTGCCCGGCGTCGACCAGGAGCACGGCGGCATCATCCGGCACGGCGCCAAGCTGCTGTACGCCTACTGCAACGCGACCGTGCCGCGCATCTCGCTCATCCTGCGCAAGGCGTACGGAGGTGCCTACATCGTCATGGACTCCCGGTCCATCGGCGCCGACCTGACCTACGCCTGGCCGACCAACGAGATCGCGGTGATGGGCGCCGAGGGCGCCGCCAACGTCATCTTCCGCCGGCAGATCGCCGAGGCCGAGGACCCCGAGGCGATGCGGTCGCGGATGGTCAAGGAGTACAAGTCCGAGCTGATGCACCCGTACTACGCGGCGGAGCGCGGCCTGGTCGACGACGTGATCGACCCCGCCGAGACCCGCGAGGTGCTGATCCGCTCGCTGGCCATGCTGCACAGCAAGCACGCCGACCTGCCCTCGCGTAAGCACGGCAACCCGCCGCAGTGA
- a CDS encoding AfsR/SARP family transcriptional regulator, with the protein MKIGVLGILDVRVNGVLIAPTAPKPRQVLALLALHADQVVPVFALTDELWAGRPPRSARTTLQTYILQLRDLITAALEQEADSEPGAPRRSAKDVLVTAPGGYMLVSDGGDSDVREFERLAGMGYRAIDAGDFKQASRLLREALGLWIGPAFADIRTGARLEMEAKRLEESRLCALDQRIEADLRLGRHRELLAELTVLTSRYRTHENLHAQFMVALHRSGRRGEALEVYHQLRGTLVRDLGLEPSARLRRLQQSILVAGAENLLGAESQPLATAPLATARVGSGSR; encoded by the coding sequence ATGAAGATCGGCGTACTGGGCATTTTGGACGTCAGGGTGAACGGGGTGCTCATCGCCCCGACCGCGCCGAAGCCGCGGCAGGTGCTCGCGCTTCTCGCGCTGCACGCCGACCAGGTGGTGCCGGTCTTCGCCCTGACCGACGAGCTGTGGGCCGGCCGGCCACCGCGCAGCGCACGCACCACTCTGCAGACCTACATCCTCCAGCTGCGCGACCTCATCACGGCCGCGCTGGAGCAGGAGGCCGACAGCGAGCCCGGGGCCCCGCGGCGCAGCGCCAAGGACGTCCTGGTCACCGCGCCCGGCGGATACATGCTGGTCTCCGACGGCGGAGACAGTGACGTCCGCGAGTTCGAGCGGCTCGCGGGCATGGGTTACCGCGCGATCGACGCGGGCGACTTCAAGCAGGCGTCGCGCCTGCTGCGTGAGGCGCTCGGCCTTTGGATCGGCCCGGCCTTCGCCGACATCCGGACCGGTGCGCGCCTGGAGATGGAGGCCAAGCGGCTTGAGGAGAGCCGGCTGTGCGCCCTCGACCAGCGCATCGAGGCGGACCTACGGCTCGGCCGGCACCGCGAACTGCTCGCCGAACTGACCGTGCTGACCAGCCGTTACCGCACCCACGAAAACCTGCATGCCCAGTTCATGGTGGCGCTGCACCGCTCCGGCCGCCGCGGCGAGGCCCTTGAGGTCTACCACCAGCTGCGCGGCACCCTCGTGCGGGACCTGGGCCTGGAGCCCTCGGCGAGGTTGCGCCGGCTTCAGCAGTCGATCCTCGTCGCAGGGGCGGAGAACCTGCTGGGGGCCGAGTCCCAGCCGCTCGCCACGGCACCGCTCGCCACCGCCCGCGTGGGCAGCGGCTCCCGGTAG
- a CDS encoding ScbR family autoregulator-binding transcription factor: protein MVKQERAARTRRSLIHAAAEVFAEVGFVPASLGTISTRAGVSNGALHFHFANKSMLAEAVEAQATEAVRQLAETARARHGDSLQAVVDAMHELIGSLAKDVVVRAGFELAGDIARRAQSPLRQEWQRWVEESLRRAEDAGALAAGVSWKDAARVVVAVTVGLEVLGGEDASWLSRQNVTRIWELLLPLLTDRREPEALVSSGSRSSAVVSPRVQPELAQPER from the coding sequence ATGGTCAAGCAGGAGCGGGCCGCACGTACGCGGCGTTCGCTGATCCATGCGGCGGCCGAGGTGTTCGCAGAAGTGGGCTTCGTCCCCGCGTCGCTGGGCACCATCAGCACGCGCGCCGGTGTCAGCAACGGGGCGCTGCATTTTCACTTCGCCAACAAGAGCATGCTCGCCGAGGCCGTCGAGGCGCAGGCCACCGAGGCGGTACGGCAGCTCGCCGAGACGGCGCGGGCCCGGCATGGCGACTCACTGCAGGCCGTGGTGGACGCCATGCACGAGCTGATCGGCTCCTTGGCCAAGGACGTTGTGGTCCGCGCCGGCTTCGAACTCGCCGGTGACATCGCCCGCCGTGCCCAGTCTCCGCTGCGCCAGGAGTGGCAGCGCTGGGTGGAGGAGAGCCTGCGCCGGGCCGAGGACGCCGGTGCGCTTGCCGCGGGGGTGTCCTGGAAGGATGCCGCCCGCGTCGTCGTCGCGGTGACCGTGGGTCTGGAGGTGCTCGGCGGCGAGGACGCCTCCTGGCTGTCCCGGCAGAACGTCACCCGTATCTGGGAGTTGCTGCTGCCGCTGCTGACCGACCGGCGGGAGCCGGAGGCCCTGGTGTCCTCCGGCTCCCGCTCGTCGGCGGTCGTGTCCCCGAGGGTGCAGCCGGAGCTGGCGCAGCCCGAGCGGTAG
- a CDS encoding AfsR/SARP family transcriptional regulator, with protein MEIQVLGPLCAAVNGDSIVPTAGKPRQVLALLALYPGRVVPVPTLMEEIWGTELPQSAMTTLQTYIMQLRRYLGTAMGPDAPGAAKNVLATRHGGYLLQIPPESVDVHTYERLVAEGQEAFDEGEDERAARCFGEALALWHGPALVDVGLGPVLAIEVTRLEESRLVTTERRIDADLRLGRHVELIAELTDLIARHPQHEGLHAQAMLALYRSGRQASALNVYRKLREGLKNELGVEPSPQLQRLHQAMLAVDPELDVVAGPRRGSTFDRYAA; from the coding sequence ATGGAGATTCAGGTCTTGGGTCCGCTGTGTGCCGCCGTGAACGGGGACTCGATCGTCCCGACCGCCGGGAAACCCCGCCAGGTTCTCGCCTTGCTCGCGCTCTATCCCGGCCGCGTCGTACCGGTGCCGACGCTGATGGAGGAGATATGGGGAACGGAGCTGCCGCAGAGCGCGATGACCACGTTGCAGACGTACATCATGCAGCTGCGCCGCTACCTCGGTACGGCGATGGGGCCGGACGCGCCCGGTGCCGCGAAGAACGTCCTGGCCACTCGGCACGGTGGTTATCTGCTTCAGATACCGCCGGAGTCCGTGGACGTGCACACCTATGAGCGCCTCGTCGCCGAGGGTCAGGAGGCCTTCGACGAGGGGGAAGACGAGCGGGCCGCCCGCTGCTTCGGGGAGGCCCTCGCCCTGTGGCACGGGCCCGCGCTGGTGGACGTGGGACTCGGTCCGGTCCTGGCGATCGAGGTCACACGGCTGGAGGAGTCCCGGCTGGTGACCACGGAACGGCGGATCGACGCGGATCTGCGGCTCGGCCGGCACGTGGAACTGATCGCCGAGCTCACCGACCTGATCGCCCGTCACCCCCAGCACGAGGGCCTGCACGCGCAGGCGATGCTGGCGCTGTACCGGTCCGGACGGCAGGCCTCCGCCCTGAACGTGTACCGGAAGCTGCGCGAGGGACTGAAGAACGAGCTGGGCGTGGAACCCTCGCCGCAGTTGCAGCGCCTGCACCAGGCCATGCTCGCGGTCGACCCGGAACTCGACGTGGTGGCCGGGCCGCGCCGCGGCTCCACCTTCGACCGGTACGCGGCCTGA
- a CDS encoding thioesterase II family protein, translating into MSAEQPVRLHCFAHSAEGISVFDTWAASTGPGVEPVPVLLPGCAQRRTEPRVTTHEALLADVLPQLTDSFSGPYALYGHGLGAMMALAVARALHEAGLPGPAFLAVGGWSPSPLPGGLPAAHRATDAELLHELSDRGAVPLGSDEGILLQAMLPVLRADLELAQDLHEAVDRPSPAGPLTTPVLVVASQDNPLAAHSTAEGWHRRTEGPVWSRTVPGRHFFVRGGRQLPRLLGRACRVARRIAPEPAPVG; encoded by the coding sequence ATGTCGGCCGAACAACCGGTGCGGCTGCACTGCTTCGCCCACTCCGCCGAGGGCATCTCCGTCTTCGACACGTGGGCGGCGAGCACAGGACCCGGTGTGGAGCCCGTCCCGGTCCTCCTGCCGGGCTGCGCACAGCGGCGGACCGAACCCCGGGTGACCACGCACGAGGCGCTGCTGGCCGATGTGCTGCCGCAGCTCACCGACTCCTTCTCCGGCCCGTACGCCCTGTACGGGCACGGCCTCGGTGCGATGATGGCGCTCGCCGTGGCGCGTGCCCTGCACGAGGCGGGCCTGCCGGGCCCGGCGTTCCTCGCCGTCGGCGGCTGGTCGCCGTCACCCCTGCCCGGTGGGCTGCCGGCCGCCCACCGGGCGACGGACGCCGAGCTGCTGCACGAGCTGAGCGACAGGGGCGCCGTGCCGCTCGGCAGCGACGAGGGGATCCTGCTGCAGGCCATGCTGCCGGTGCTCCGCGCCGATCTGGAGCTGGCCCAGGACCTGCACGAGGCGGTCGACAGGCCCTCCCCGGCCGGCCCGCTCACCACCCCGGTGCTCGTCGTCGCTTCGCAGGACAACCCGCTTGCCGCGCATTCCACGGCCGAGGGCTGGCACCGGCGGACCGAGGGCCCCGTGTGGTCGCGGACCGTCCCCGGGCGCCATTTCTTCGTACGCGGCGGCCGTCAGCTGCCCCGGCTCCTGGGCCGGGCCTGTCGCGTCGCCCGCCGGATCGCCCCGGAGCCCGCGCCCGTGGGCTGA
- a CDS encoding AfsR/SARP family transcriptional regulator has protein sequence MDIEVLGVLSVRENGVSIVPTAPKSRQVLALLALHADQVVPVTALVEELWGSEPPRSARTTLQTYVLQLRELIGEALTHGEDERCTSKDILATVPGGYRLVTRDGTVDFREFECRAGAGYRAMDAEDYSGAARRLADALSLWTGPALTDVQAGILIDMEARRLEEARLSVLDQRIEADLKLGRHRELLPELTVLVNQYRMHESLYGQLMLALHRSGRRGEALDVYQRLRNTLVSELGLEPSAALGRLQRAILMARSDVARSDAPAATPPNATRGRVTTRTV, from the coding sequence GTGGACATCGAAGTGCTGGGCGTGTTGTCAGTGCGCGAGAACGGTGTGTCGATCGTGCCGACGGCACCCAAGTCGAGACAGGTCCTGGCCCTGCTCGCCCTCCACGCCGACCAGGTGGTCCCCGTGACCGCGCTGGTGGAGGAGCTGTGGGGGAGCGAGCCGCCGCGTAGCGCGCGCACCACACTGCAGACGTACGTGCTGCAGCTGCGCGAGCTGATCGGCGAGGCGCTCACCCATGGCGAGGACGAACGGTGCACCTCCAAGGACATCCTGGCCACCGTCCCCGGCGGCTACCGCCTGGTGACGCGGGACGGGACCGTCGACTTCCGGGAGTTCGAGTGCCGCGCCGGCGCCGGTTACCGGGCCATGGACGCCGAGGACTACAGCGGCGCGGCCCGGCGGCTGGCCGACGCGCTCTCGCTGTGGACCGGGCCCGCGCTCACCGACGTCCAGGCCGGCATCCTGATCGACATGGAGGCCAGGCGGCTGGAGGAGGCGCGGCTGTCCGTACTCGACCAGCGCATCGAGGCCGACCTCAAGCTGGGCCGCCACCGCGAGCTGCTGCCGGAGCTGACGGTGCTGGTGAACCAGTACCGGATGCACGAGAGCCTGTACGGCCAGCTGATGCTGGCTCTGCACCGCTCGGGGCGGCGCGGCGAGGCGCTCGACGTCTATCAACGGCTGCGCAACACGCTCGTCTCCGAGCTGGGCCTGGAGCCGTCCGCCGCGCTGGGCCGCCTCCAGCGCGCGATCCTCATGGCCCGCTCCGATGTGGCCCGCTCCGATGCCCCGGCGGCAACGCCCCCGAACGCCACGAGGGGTCGTGTGACCACCCGTACGGTCTGA
- a CDS encoding AfsR/SARP family transcriptional regulator, giving the protein MKIKVLGALNAEVNGISIVPSAAKPRQILALLALHPGRVVPVPTLMEEVWGTDLPQSSLATLQTYILQLRRMLGIAMGPDVPGSAKGVLATRYGGYLLQIPAEAVDVYRYERLVAEGRQAFESGEDADAAALLREALALWEGQALVDVRVGPVLEIEVMRMEQSRLVAQERRIDAELRLGRHVELLAELSDLIARHPQHEGLHSQAMVALYRSGRQAAALDVYQRLRRRLVGELGVEPSPQLQRLHQAMLAFDPRLDIAAGPRRTSTFDLYAA; this is encoded by the coding sequence ATGAAGATAAAGGTGCTAGGTGCGCTGAACGCCGAAGTGAACGGAATCTCGATCGTCCCGAGCGCGGCCAAGCCCCGCCAGATCCTGGCGCTGCTCGCGCTCCACCCCGGCCGGGTGGTGCCGGTGCCCACCCTCATGGAGGAGGTCTGGGGCACCGACCTGCCGCAGAGTTCGCTGGCCACGCTCCAGACGTACATTCTCCAGCTGCGCCGCATGCTGGGCATCGCCATGGGCCCGGACGTACCGGGCTCGGCCAAGGGCGTGCTCGCCACCCGCTACGGGGGCTATCTGCTGCAGATCCCCGCCGAAGCGGTGGACGTCTACCGCTACGAGCGGCTGGTCGCCGAGGGCCGGCAGGCCTTCGAGAGCGGCGAGGACGCCGACGCGGCCGCCCTGCTGCGCGAGGCGCTGGCCCTGTGGGAGGGGCAGGCCCTGGTCGACGTCCGGGTCGGGCCGGTCCTGGAGATCGAGGTGATGCGGATGGAGCAGAGCCGCCTGGTCGCCCAGGAACGCCGGATCGACGCCGAGCTGCGGCTGGGACGGCACGTCGAACTGCTCGCCGAGCTGAGCGACCTGATCGCCCGGCACCCGCAGCACGAGGGGCTGCACTCGCAGGCGATGGTGGCCCTGTACCGCTCGGGCCGGCAGGCTGCCGCGCTCGATGTCTACCAGCGGCTGCGCCGGCGCCTCGTCGGCGAACTCGGCGTGGAGCCCTCGCCGCAGCTCCAGCGCCTGCATCAGGCGATGCTCGCGTTCGACCCCCGCCTGGACATCGCCGCCGGCCCCCGCCGCACCTCCACGTTCGACCTGTACGCCGCCTGA
- a CDS encoding condensation domain-containing protein, with protein MARSSRRRRVRIRTGRRPAVLGDIVRPAVQMPWQRCEALLDSTMDRSTGRHVEQVWWCWYGPLDMARFVAAWQSVVQRETILRTSFSHHPAPHLVCHPQARAEVTRHPAGTVDWDRLLERDRLRGIDVTRPGPLRITLVDTGEPNTTRVLLTFHHGLLDGGSVDLLQNEFTRAYLADGSLPGGERRPDIRDWMCWLERQDTTAARDFFSRDLSAGTPAVLPVPSGPRTRRHGHGRAGSRLATAEVSRLRRWAALRGLPDSSLLHAAWALLLSREAGTTEPVPVSFGITVSGRGIALDGAERLVGPLRGCLPMTALVDPARPIGALLADLRDRALDMAAYEWVCLGQIQEWTGRSARPLESLVSVEPTPRMLPDLQDELDDAGIGYGRRRTGGAHSLLPVTLLVQDGADGSRDLTVLHDRARLSDTDAGLLADRCARLLCHLPALDDTETVAEVLAALT; from the coding sequence ATGGCGAGGTCGAGCCGCCGGCGCCGTGTACGGATCCGTACCGGCCGCCGTCCAGCCGTACTCGGCGACATCGTGCGCCCGGCCGTGCAGATGCCCTGGCAGCGGTGCGAGGCGCTGCTCGACTCCACCATGGACCGCTCCACGGGACGGCATGTGGAGCAGGTCTGGTGGTGCTGGTACGGGCCGCTGGACATGGCGCGGTTCGTCGCCGCCTGGCAGTCCGTCGTGCAAAGAGAAACCATTCTGCGGACGTCCTTCTCGCACCACCCGGCCCCGCACCTCGTCTGCCACCCCCAGGCACGCGCCGAGGTGACACGGCATCCCGCGGGCACCGTCGACTGGGACCGGCTGCTGGAGCGGGACCGGCTGCGCGGCATCGACGTGACCCGGCCCGGCCCGCTGCGCATCACCCTCGTCGACACCGGCGAACCGAACACCACCCGGGTGCTGCTCACCTTCCACCACGGGCTGCTGGACGGCGGCAGCGTGGACCTCCTGCAGAACGAGTTCACCCGCGCCTACCTCGCGGACGGATCTCTGCCCGGCGGCGAACGCCGGCCCGACATCCGCGACTGGATGTGCTGGCTGGAGCGTCAGGACACCACCGCGGCACGGGACTTCTTCAGCCGGGACCTCTCCGCCGGCACCCCCGCCGTCCTGCCCGTGCCGTCCGGCCCGCGCACCCGCCGGCACGGGCACGGCCGGGCGGGGTCCCGGCTGGCCACCGCCGAGGTGAGCCGGCTGCGCCGGTGGGCGGCCCTGCGGGGCCTGCCGGACTCCAGCCTGCTGCACGCCGCGTGGGCGCTGCTGCTCAGCCGCGAGGCGGGTACGACCGAGCCGGTCCCGGTGAGCTTCGGCATCACCGTCTCCGGGCGCGGTATCGCCCTGGACGGCGCCGAGCGGCTGGTGGGACCGCTGCGCGGCTGCCTGCCGATGACCGCCCTGGTCGACCCCGCCCGCCCCATCGGCGCTCTGCTGGCGGACCTGCGCGACCGGGCGCTGGACATGGCGGCGTACGAGTGGGTCTGCCTCGGGCAGATCCAGGAGTGGACCGGCCGCTCCGCCCGGCCGCTGGAGAGCCTGGTCTCGGTCGAACCCACCCCGCGCATGCTGCCCGACCTGCAGGACGAGCTCGACGACGCGGGCATCGGCTACGGCCGCCGGCGCACCGGCGGCGCGCACTCCCTGCTGCCCGTCACCCTGCTCGTACAAGACGGCGCCGACGGCTCACGGGACCTCACCGTCCTGCACGACCGGGCCCGCCTGTCCGACACCGACGCGGGCCTGCTGGCCGACCGGTGCGCCCGGCTGCTGTGCCACCTGCCCGCTCTCGACGACACCGAGACCGTCGCCGAGGTGCTGGCCGCGCTCACCTAG
- a CDS encoding aromatase/cyclase yields the protein MPVALVHRVVSEAIASAPAGVLYGLIADATQWPLFFPHYVHVERLGFDGAQERLRSWVISEGRIHSWVASRELDVARRRVTFSHEMTDAPIESMSGELTVHSLGDRSRMELGLNFTVTGDAPADLAWAERVAHATGRAQLDRLAWLAEHWLKLDDLLLYFEDTVRFEGSSDAVIDFLYRAENWPAELRHMRSVHLVEKIPGVQVMSVDSLADGDAQHTESVRLCFPGAGRLVHKETVTSALVSAYTCEWSVEPDESGLVLTARHHVLLQEDAIAGVLGEHATVADAGQYVREELSRQGRLVLHQARRHAAGGVPVR from the coding sequence ATGCCGGTCGCACTGGTGCACCGCGTGGTCTCGGAGGCAATCGCATCGGCCCCGGCCGGGGTGCTGTACGGGCTGATCGCCGACGCCACCCAATGGCCGCTGTTCTTCCCGCACTACGTGCACGTGGAGCGGCTGGGCTTCGACGGCGCCCAGGAGCGGCTGCGCTCATGGGTCATCTCGGAGGGCCGCATCCACTCCTGGGTGGCCAGCCGCGAGCTGGACGTGGCCCGTCGGCGTGTGACGTTCAGCCACGAGATGACGGACGCTCCCATCGAATCGATGAGCGGCGAGCTGACGGTGCATTCGCTGGGCGATCGCTCCCGGATGGAGCTGGGCCTCAACTTCACCGTCACCGGAGACGCACCCGCGGACCTGGCCTGGGCGGAGCGGGTCGCCCACGCCACCGGCCGTGCCCAGCTGGACCGGCTGGCCTGGCTCGCCGAGCACTGGCTCAAGCTGGACGACCTCCTGCTGTACTTCGAGGACACCGTGCGGTTCGAGGGCTCCTCCGACGCGGTCATCGACTTCCTCTACCGGGCCGAGAACTGGCCCGCGGAGCTGCGGCACATGCGCAGCGTGCATCTGGTGGAGAAGATCCCAGGCGTCCAGGTCATGTCGGTCGACAGCCTCGCGGACGGCGACGCGCAGCACACCGAGTCGGTGCGCCTCTGCTTCCCCGGTGCGGGGCGGCTCGTCCACAAGGAGACGGTCACCTCGGCCCTGGTGTCCGCGTACACCTGCGAGTGGTCCGTCGAGCCGGACGAGTCGGGCCTCGTCCTCACCGCCCGGCACCATGTGCTGCTCCAGGAGGACGCCATCGCCGGCGTACTGGGCGAGCACGCGACCGTGGCGGACGCGGGGCAGTACGTGCGCGAGGAACTGAGCCGGCAGGGACGCCTCGTCCTGCACCAGGCGAGGCGGCACGCCGCGGGCGGCGTACCGGTCCGGTGA